One Rosa chinensis cultivar Old Blush chromosome 5, RchiOBHm-V2, whole genome shotgun sequence genomic region harbors:
- the LOC112202288 gene encoding pentatricopeptide repeat-containing protein At2g26790, mitochondrial, whose protein sequence is MWVPSITLSFPRKLIQSPRTNLNHFKLINWFSSFSLSDDDDDCCTTNTNTSTQEVYGGGIVCGFKWASPQQPAIAPCDSRSSESGGISSVTDCRTDITNAKGNRLVADLETLEVVNKLNGFKSKPNSALSLFRQLKEEGFQHNVLTYCALVRILCYWRLDRKLDSLFLEVISGARDVGFRLSDLLEAMEEEIEVSPSIVRGFDALVKSLVNLNMFDEASDVLFHTRRRGFVPHIFTVNFLMNRLIEHGEVGAALSIYKQLKGIGLVPNDYTYAIVLKGFCKEGRLEEAGEVFEEMELAGVAPSVFAYTAYIEGLCNKGRSDVGCQVLEYCKRENILLDAYAYKAVIRGFCDEMKFDEAESLFLDMEMQGVVPDSCIYSAMISGYCKNYNLLKALALHNDMVSKGIKTNCVIVGFILQCLCKIGMPSDAVDQFIEFKSMGIYLDEVTYNIAVDALCTLRRVEEASELLEEMKLKHMSLDAMHYTTLIKGYCLQGKVVDAANLLEEMYEKGLKPDIITYNVLAAGFSRNGLVSKALGLLVYMEAQGFKPDSVTHSMVIENLCIGGKVKEAEAFLNNLVDKSEETYTALIRGYCEANNTRKAYELISRLAKQGAINKGACFKVVSNLCMEGDNDSAILLYERMFALNVEPKRIMYSKLIASLCQAGDVQKARLFFDSSVARGFTPDVIDYTVMINSYCRGNSLREAHDLFHDMKKRGIQPDIITYTVLLDGFSKRNIRRVRSPLDARGNREEMADASTILWTEMKEMGIRPDAICYTVLIDRHCKTDNLQDAIALFDLMVDRGLKPDTVTYTALLSGCCNRRDVDRAVTLVNEMSSKGIQPDACTLSVLQHGILKAKKVQFRK, encoded by the coding sequence ATGTGGGTTCCTTCAATTACACTGAGTTTTCCCAGAAAGCTCATTCAATCACCAAGAACTAATCTCAACCATTTTAAGCTCATCAATTGGTTTTCAAGTTTCTCActttctgatgatgatgatgattgttgCACTACAAACACCAACACAAGCACCCAAGAGGTTTATGGTGGTGGGATTGTGTGTGGTTTCAAGTGGGCATCGCCGCAGCAACCGGCTATTGCCCCCTGTGATTCAAGGTCTTCAGAGTCTGGTGGTATTAGTTCGGTTACTGATTGCAGAACAGACATTACCAATGCCAAGGGGAACCGTTTGGTTGCGGACTTGGAGACATTGGAGGTTGTTAACAAGCTCAACGGGTTTAAAAGCAAACCCAATTCGGCGCTTTCCTTGTTCCGCCAGTTGAAGGAAGAAGGGTTCCAGCACAATGTTTTGACATACTGTGCGCTTGTAAGGATATTGTGTTATTGGCGTTTGGATAGGAAGCTGGATTCTCTGTTCTTGGAGGTTATTAGTGGTGCTAGAGACGTTGGATTTCGATTATCGGATTTGTTGGAAGCGATGGAGGAGGAAATTGAGGTTTCCCCGTCAATAGTTCGGGGTTTTGATGCATTGGTTAAGTCTCTTGtcaatctcaacatgtttgatgAGGCTAGTGACGTTTTGTTCCATACCAGAAGGCGTGGATTTGTGCCGCATATCTTTACAGTTAATTTTCTGATGAATCGGTTGATTGAGCATGGTGAAGTGGGTGCGGCTTTGTCTATATACAAGCAGTTGAAGGGGATTGGTTTGGTCCCTAATGATTACACCTATGCAATTGTTCTCAAGGGATTTTGTAAGGAGGGTAGGTTGGAAGAGGCTGGGGAAGTGTTTGAGGAGATGGAGTTAGCTGGGGTAGCCCCTAGCGTGTTTGCCTATACAGCATATATTGAAGGGCTTTGCAACAAGGGGCGTTCTGATGTAGGATGTCAAGTGCTCGAATATTGCAAAAGGGAAAATATCCTTCTCGATGCCTATGCATATAAAGCTGTCATTCGTGGGTTCTGTGATGAAATGAAATTTGATGAAGCAGAGAGTCTCTTTCTTGACATGGAAATGCAAGGCGTGGTGCCTGATTCTTGCATCTATAGTGCAATGATCAGTGGCTATTGCAAGAATTACAATTTGTTAAAGGCTTTGGCTCTCCATAATGACATGGTGTCAAAGGGTATAAAAACAAATTGTGTGATTGTTGGTTTTATTCTTCAGTGCCTCTGTAAGATTGGAATGCCTTCTGATGCTGTGGATCAATTCATAGAATTTAAGAGCATGGGGATATATCTTGATGAGGTTACCTACAATATTGCGGTTGATGCTTTATGCACACTGCGGAGAGTGGAAGAAGCCTCCGAATTGCTGGAAGAGATGAAGCTTAAGCATATGAGCTTAGATGCTATGCATTACACCACATTGATTAAAGGGTACTGTCTCCAAGGGAAAGTTGTTGATGCCGCGAATCTTTTGGAGGAAATGTATGAGAAGGGTTTGAAGCCAGATATTATTACTTACAATGTCCTTGCTGCAGGGTTTTCTAGAAATGGACTGGTATCTAAGGCGCTTGGCCTTTTGGTTTATATGGAGGCACAGGGTTTTAAACCGGACTCTGTTACACACAGCATGGTAATTGAGAATCTCTGCATAGGAGGAAAAGTCAAAGAAGCTGAagcatttttaaataatttggtAGATAAGAGTGAAGAGACCTACACTGCTCTGATCCGTGGATACTGTGAAGCTAACAATACAAGGAAGGCCTATGAACTTATTTCTAGGCTGGCAAAGCAGGGAGCCATTAACAAAGGTGCTTGCTTTAAGGTAGTCAGTAACCTTTGTATGGAAGGTGATAATGACAGTGCTATCTTGTTGTATGAGAGAATGTTCGCCTTAAATGTGGAACCTAAGAGAATTATGTACAGCAAACTCATAGCTTCTCTCTGCCAGGCTGGAGACGTGCAAAAGGCCCGCCTGTTTTTTGATTCTTCAGTTGCGAGAGGGTTTACTCCTGATGTCATTGACTACACAGTGATGATAAATAGCTACTGCAGGGGGAATTCTTTGCGGGAAGCCCATGATCTCTTCCATGATATGAAAAAGAGAGGGATTCAACCTGATATCATCACTTACACAGTTTTGCTAGATGGATTTTCGAAAAGAAACATAAGAAGGGTTCGTTCCCCTCTAGATGCAAGGGGAAATAGGGAAGAAATGGCGGATGCTTCTACTATACTTTGGACTGAGATGAAGGAAATGGGAATAAGACCTGATGCCATTTGTTATACTGTTTTGATAGACAGGCATTGTAAAACAGACAACCTTCAGGATGCTATTGCACTCTTTGACTTAATGGTTGACAGAGGATTAAAACCTGATACAGTGACGTACACAGCTCTTCTGTCTGGCTGTTGTAATAGAAGAGATGTGGATAGGGCTGTAACCCTAGTTAATGAGATGTCTTCGAAGGGAATCCAGCCAGATGCCTGCACACTGTCGGTTCTACAGCATGGAATCTTAAAAGCCAAAAAAGTGCAGTTTCGGAAATAA